Proteins from a genomic interval of Pseudophryne corroboree isolate aPseCor3 chromosome 4, aPseCor3.hap2, whole genome shotgun sequence:
- the KLHL31 gene encoding kelch-like protein 31, with amino-acid sequence MAPKKKNVKKNKSDINEMTIIVEDSPLSKLNGISGLIDGGNGFSYISTEVCDSSYGSNLMEGLSRMRQDSFLCDLTIGTKTKSFMAHKVVMASCSEYFYNILKKDPTTQRVDLNDSSPLGLATVITYAYTGKITLSLYTIGSTLSSAIYLQIETLVNMCCDFLMQEINVENCMYVANIAETYGLKSTKESAQKFIRDNFIEFSETDQFLKLTFDQINELLIDDDLQLPSEIVAFQIAMKWLDYDEKRIKYASGLLSNIRFGTISAPDLVNYVQSVPRMMQDTDCHRLLVEAMNYHLLPYNQNTLQSRRTKIRGGTRVLVTVGGRPALTEKSLSREILYRDPDSGWKRLAELPAKSFNQCVTVMDGFLYIAGGEDQNDARNQAKHAVSNFCRYDPRFNIWIHLANMNQKRTHFSLNVFSGLLYAVGGRNSEGCLASVECYVPSTNQWQMKAPLEVARCCHSSSVIDGKILVIGGYINNAYSRSACIYDPSSDSWQDRASLSTPRGWHCSITLGDRVYVMGGSQLGGRGERVDVLPVECFNPHTGQWSYVAPLQSGVSTAGASTLNGKIYLVGGWNEVEKKYKKCIQSYNPDLNEWTEEDELPEATVGVSCCSITMPTFKTRDSRASSVSSVPVSI; translated from the exons ATGGCACCAAAGAAGAAGAATGTGAAGAAAAACAAGTCAGACATCAATGAGATGACAATCATTGTAGAAGATAGCCCCCTCAGCAAACTCAACGGGATCAGTGGCTTGATTGACGGAGGAAATGGATTTAGTTACATTTCCACAGAGGTCTGTGACTCCTCATATGGCTCCAACCTCATGGAAGGGTTGAGCAGAATGAGACAAGATAGCTTCCTGTGTGACCTCACCATCGGTACCAAAACAAAATCATTCATGGCTCACAAGGTTGTGATGGCATCTTGCAGTGAGTACTTCTATAACATCCTGAAGAAAGATCCCACCACTCAACGGGTTGATCTCAATGATTCATCTCCTTTAGGTCTAGCTACTGTAATAACCTATGCCTATACTGGTAAGATCACTCTCTCTTTGTACACAATTGGCAGTACATTATCTTCAGCCATCTACTTACAGATTGAAACCCTTGTTAACATGTGCTGTGACTTTTTAATGCAAGAAATCAATGTTGAAAACTGCATGTATGTAGCTAATATTGCAGAAACCTATGGACTTAAAAGCACGAAAGAATCTGCACAAAAGTTCATCAGGGACAACTTCATTGAGTTCTCTGAAACTGATCAGTTCCTAAAGCTAACTTTTGATCAAATAAATGAACTCCTTATAGATGACGACTTACAGTTACCTTCTGAAATTGTTGCTTTCCAGATTGCAATGAAATGGTTAGACTATGATGAAAAGAGAATAAAGTATGCCTCCGGCCTCTTGAGCAATATTAGATTTGGCACTATCTCAGCACCAGATCTGGTCAACTATGTCCAGTCCGTGCCCAGAATGATGCAGGATACAGATTGTCATAGGCTTCTTGTTGAAGCCATGAATTATCACTTGCTCCCATATAATCAGAACACCTTGCAATCAAGAAGAACAAAAATCCGTGGAGGCACAAGGGTCCTTGTAACTGTAGGGGGCCGACCTGCATTGACAGAAAAATCTCTCAGCAGAGAGATCTTGTACAGGGATCCTGACAGTGGATGGAAAAGATTAGCTGAGCTGCCAGCTAAGAGTTTTAATCAATGTGTCACAGTGATGGATGGCTTTCTTTACATTGCGGGTGGTGAAGACCAGAATGATGCCAGGAACCAAGCAAAACATGCAGTCAGTAATTTCTGCAG GTACGACCCTCGTTTCAACATATGGATTCACCTTGCAAACATGAACCAGAAACGTACCCACTTTAGCCTGAATGTTTTCAGTGGCCTCCTTTATGCAGTTGGTGGTCGCAATTCTGAAGGGTGCCTAGCATCAGTTGAGTGTTATGTGCCTTCAACTAACCAGTGGCAAATGAAAGCACCACTGGAGGTTGCAAGGTGCTGCCATTCCAGCTCAGTTATTGATGGTAAGATCCTGGTCATAGGCGGATACATAAATAATGCATACTCTCGTTCTGCATGCATATATGACCCATCTAGTGATAGCTGGCAAGATAGAGCGAGTCTCAGCACACCCAGAGGATGGCATTGTTCTATTACACTTGGTGATCGAGTGTACGTCATGGGTGGTAGTCAACTCGGTGGTCGTGGTGAGAGGGTCGATGTCCTCCCAGTTGAATGCTTTAACCCTCACACTGGTCAATGGAGCTACGTTGCTCCTCTTCAAAGTGGAGTGAGCACAGCAGGTGCTTCAACACTTAATGGCAAAATTTACCTAGTAGGTGGCTGGAATGAAGTAGAAAAGAAATACAAGAAGTGCATTCAGAGCTACAACCCTGATCTTAATGAATGGACTGAGGAAGATGAATTACCTGAGGCAACTGTAGGAGTATCTTGCTGTTCGATCACCATGCCCACTTTTAAAACACGGGATTCCAGAGCAAGCTCAGTGTCCTCAGTGCCAGTCAGTATATAA